In the genome of Tachyglossus aculeatus isolate mTacAcu1 unplaced genomic scaffold, mTacAcu1.pri scaffold_78_arrow_ctg1, whole genome shotgun sequence, the window gggggagacagagaacaaaacaaaacatattaacaaaatgaaataaatagaataaatatgtacaaataaaataaataaataaatagagtaataaatatatatatataattacatttattaagcgcttactatgtgcaaagcactgttctaagggcttgagaggttacaaggtgatcaggttgtcccacagggagctcacagtcttaatccccattttatagatgaggtaactgaggtacagagaagttaagtgactcacccaaagtcacacagctgacaagtcgtgcagcctggatttgaacccatgacctctgactccaaacgccggggtccttccactgagccattctgcttctctattttgtagTAAAAACCTTATTTCTAGGGGCTTGCTTGTTTCTAGAAAAAGCAGGGTCAGAgacactaaactgtaaactcgttatgggcaaggaaagtaactaccaactcttttgtattgtactctcccaagtgctcaatagcaaatgctcaataattattgaaTCACTTAATTAGACATGTTatcttattatcattgttttatttatggagtttgttaagctcttactatgtgccaggcactgcactaagcgctggagtagatacaagctaatcagattggacataatccatgtccaacatggggctcacagtcttaatccccattttacagatgaggtaactgaggcagagaagttaagtgacttgaccaaggtcacagagtagtcaagtggcagagtcagaattagaacccaggtcctctgtgtgTACTACCCATCCGAATAAGTAAAATTGAGGTTTTGTCATTTCTTttactttttcctcctttctcacctgTATGGAATCTCAATTTCtactaaaattaatcaatcattggcatttattgagaccttactgtgagcagacactgtactaagcacttgggagagtacaacacaataataaatacCTTTCCTTTGAGTGGCAAgcttttgctatgtgaccttggacaagtcaattaacttctctgtgcctgttacctcatctgtaaaatggggattaaaactgtaagacctacgtgggaaaacttgattaccctgtatctactccagagcttagaacagtggttggcacatagtaagcgcttaacaaataccataattattattattacctttagatTTGTTCCACCAGATCGCAGCTTCTGAATGGCTGAGGACAATCACATAGTTGTGAGGGAATTCATTCTTAAGGGATTCACCGAGTCCCTGAGGTTGAGGAAAATACTTTTTGTGCTATTTTTTGGTATCTACCTCACCACATTAGTGGGCAATCTGTGGATGATGGGGTTAGTCACGGTAGAACAACCAACTCCACACCCCACTGTACCTCTTCCTCGGTAACTTATCCTTTGTGGATGCCTGATATTCCTCGACCATCTCCCCCAAGATGCTGGTGAACTTCCTGTGGAAAAGAAAATCATTTCATTCAGTGGATGTGCTACCCAGCTGTGCTTCATCATCGTTTTCACCAGCTCCTGGTTGTCATGGCTTATGACCGTTACATCACCATCTGCAACGTTCTGCTTTACCCAGCGATGGTGTCGAGAAAGACATGGTTCCAACTGCTGGCAGGTTCCTTTTTAAGAGAGAGCCTGTGTTCTTTGATCCACACCAGCTTTACCTTCCGGCTATCCTTCTGCCACTTCCACATCATCTGCCATTACTTCTGTGATATCCCTCCTCTGTTAGCCCTTTCTTGCTCTGACACCTGTGTAAACAAAATCCTGATTTTTGCTGTAGGGAGTTTGGAAGTGGCAGTCTCACTTTCGACCATCTTCTCTTATCTATTCATTCTCGTAACCATCCTGAGGATCCACTCGGCCGAGGGCAGacacaaagccttttccacctgcacctcccacctgaCAGCCAATGTTCTATTATATGGGACGCTGATCTTCACGTACTTGTGCCCCAGCTCCAGCTCTGCGCTGGATCAGAGCCGATGGTGTATATGTTCTACATGACGATGACCCCCATGTTGAAACCTCTGATATATAGCCTGAGGAATCAGGAGGTAAAAAATGCCCTGAGAAGGGTCCTGGGGTGAAAATTGGTACTGATCTGACTCATCTGTCATGTCCAGATGATGAGTATAGGGAATGTCTTCAAGACATTTTTCATTCTGTAACCTGAGACTTCCTCTCTAAAAGACCCATAAATACAACTAGAAGCACCCTGTTAATGGCAAAGGTTTGGGAAAACAGGATGCTTTGCATAATAGCTGAGGGATTGACTTGTTTATTGATTAAATGTTACTGATGGTATTGGTGTTCTCCAAGACACTGTTCACAAGTAGGTATGAGAAAGAAACACCTCGAGCATTGTAGAATGCCTAATTTGTCCTCTAAACTCACTTTCTTGTATTTTCAAGAGCATTAGAAAtattggcttaacttctctgactcatGGTACCATTCATTTAATGGCAAAAGCCTAGTTTTTTTGTGATGCTGTGTTAACACTCAGAGTGGGCAGGAGTGAGCAGATGGCTTTGATGAGGCAGTTTCAAAGGAGACAGCTACAGTGTGCCAATTCTGCCGCCTATAACTGTAAAAATATCATTGTGAAAGGTCTGAACTGGCCAAGGTAATAATGGACTACAAGTCAGCACACATCAATTTGGAGAGTTGGCCCAGTGCTGTGGACTGATAATTAGCCTGAAGAAAACCAAGGATATGCATCACTGTACATACAGAAAACTTTCTTATGGTCAGTAAAATGATCTATTCCTCTTTTTTGTGGTGAAAACCCTGGACTCCGTCATTGTTAAGGACATGAGCACCCAgcctatgtgcatgtgtgtatgtgtttgaatGTGGGTGGGTTTATGTATGTGATgtatatgggtgtgtgtgtgtgccgtgTGAGGTGGGGAGTTGAGGAGATTTCTATGTGGGAGTTATGCACGTAGTCATATGTACTTTGTTTCCTACAAACAAGCGGTgattaattaaatttaatttaattatttcattaatgattgtGATGGGATGTAATGTGGTGGGAAAAATATGGGTTCAATAATGATTAATATTAGTAGCAAGTGttgataaaatgaaacactttctgaTCATTCCTTTGCATAATTTTCATTACTGGCTAACTTCACCACTTCCCCAgtttcctgaacttgcttctagCCAAAGATAACCTAGACACCATATATTCCAAAATCACCACCTTGATCAAGGACCAAACTATCCACTTTTATGCTGAGAATTGTTTGGAGGGAAGACTCTGAAAGTgttgctactgatttttttttttttcctgaagagaGAAGACACATTTTGGGCCCAGATATTCCTATACTTACATTGATTACTATTTAAAACACATGCAAATGAgggaaggcaatcagtcagttgtaacTTAATTCATTCTTTTGGATTTTTCCAATTTCCCTGAATTTCAGGTCATTCTTTTTATGATTTTCTGTGTGATATACCTAAAAGCCTTCTTCTTAGTGCTGGTTTCCATGGTGGACTGCGCCCTTCAAACCCCTgtttactttttcctcaggagtctgtcctTTACGTGTAATGGTTACACCACTGTTGTCATCCctaaaatgctcaccaatttctGTCCAAGAATAAAAGTATTTTCTctggtggctgtgcagcccagatgtatttttcCTGTTTTGGGAGGCCCTGGGAGTGTTGAATTCTAACAACAGTGCTTTATGAAAGACAGGCCATCATCTGTGACCCGCTCCACTATACACTAATTTTGAACCAGAGGCtctgtctgcagctggccctggctttCTGGCTATCAGGAATTCCCGTGGCAACAGTATAGACTACAGTGATATTTATATTGCCCCTCTGTGGGActaatgtaattaaccatttcttctgtgatggtcCTCTTCTCTTAGAGATGGTGTGCACAGACATCTTCATGACTGAGGTTTACAGTGTAACTGCGACTGTGATCGTCCTGATGCTCCCCTTTGGAGTGATCATTGTATCTTACCTccgcatcctcatcaccatcctgaagatgttcTCCGCCAAGGGCCAtcacaaagccttctctacctgcttGTCCCACCTCATTGTGATCTTGCTGTTCTTTGGGGCTGTGGGTTCGACCTATTTCTGAGTcaaatcctcctcccccctccccccgagaTCAAGAAGCTGCTTTATCTCCCCtattcagtcttcattcccatgctAAATCTCCCGATCTAAagtctgaggaatcaagaggtgaaatgTGACCTGAAGAGAATTCTAGGTTGAAAAATATTTTATCAGGATCTGGGAGGCTCTGATTTGGGAAGGTGACTTTTTTTTGTTGAGGTGTCAagaaatcagtggtttttattaggCACCGTTACTAGGTGCAATCCCATCTTTATTACtggctgagggctcactgtgtacagggaaTATTTTGGGCTATTGGAAAGACTTGTTCTCAGAATTAAAATGGACAACACCACTTCCAACGTAGAAGGTAGAAGGCTAGTAAGAGATGAGTCACTGAGACTTGGAAACCCATAAAATTCGACATTttctcaatcaaataatggtatttattaagggtttcagctgtgcagagcattaggtCAAAATTCTGaccatttaaaaattaatgatatgtgttaatGTTCTATGGATTTATTTAAAAAGTATGGATAAGAGATCAGAAAAATTATGCTGCAAGAGTTCCTGTGAGTTGAAGGTTAGGTTGATTATTCATCCATCAGATAAGTTCTTATGCTCTTGATCCACTCCTCTTACCCATACCACTTGGCTCTTCTTCTGGGGAATAGTCCCTCATTtgcatttaaacagatgctgACATGTCTTAAATACCAATTATTGGGCCTGATCTGTAAAGCAAAGCCATAAGTGAAGTGCCATCTAATAATTGTCAGAACTCAGCATACCCCAAACCATGCACTTGTCttgttccaaaagaaaaaaaaatccatccctttGCATAGTAACACCTAGAAATCAAGTGTTTATTCAGGTCCTCTTaccagaatttttaaaaatggtatttgttaagtgtttactatgagctgggcacggtactaagcactggactacatacaggctaatcaaggtgcacacagtccatgttccacatggggctaacagtcttaattgcaGTTTcaaaggtaaggaaactgaggcacagagaaattaattgccttgcccaaggtatcacagcagacaattggcagtactgggattagaacccagatacttctgactcccaggctcatgggctATCTAGGTTACATTATTTCTCAATTCAATTTATTAGACCAAGTTGTTCCTATCATGTTTTGAGTGTGGTTATCATACGGTAAATTGAAATGTGGCTGTTCAGTGGTGAGATCCTCAGGCAGGTGTGCTTCCTGGGAGATGGATGATGATCCGCACAGGTTTATGGCCAATGGGCAGAGAAATTTCAATATTCTCAGCCAGATCTCTGTCCCGGGTGACGGTCGAGGTTCCACACTGGTCTGTGGTCCCCTTGCAGATAAACTTCAGTATCCTTGGGCAGGTATCAGTCCCGGGTGATGTTCAATGGTCAGCATTGGTTTGTGGCCACCCATTGGAGAGATCACATCACCATTGGGCTGATTTATGTCCCAGAAGATGTTAGGTGATCCACGCTGTTTTGAGATTTCTCTAAGGAAgagttactaaggatttactaagaaAATCCATTAGTTACAAGGTAGACCTGAAGCCTGGTATTCCAGGctaaaaatattttaattaatatttaacacccactcaaattaaaactaattactaaaaaaGTGAAACATTCAAAAGCAATTTATGTGTAATGGAACCTAAAACTGACAATTGGTCAGTTAGCAAAATATTTAAAAAGTAGGCTTGAAGAGAAGGGCACCAAAGTGAGACTACAGACCAAAGATTCAGGGAGATTACAAATTTAAGAAAGAAGCCACAAGTTAGTTTTGCTGGACACCAGGTAAACAAATTGTTGGGAAAATGAGTAACATTGATAGGAAATCAATCTTGGAGTGTGTTGAACCTATCTTatattttctccagcacttagtacagtaccttgcacacaggaagtgcttaactgataccatgaaaaaaatcagaaaatatcTTTATAAACAAATAATCTTAATAGGGGACAAAATATCTAGTGAATACTCAATGGTTCAAGGTGGATTGGGTATAGCAGGTTTTCAAGTCAACTGCAACATGTACATTCCTTTCAACTTTAATCCTATGTTGCAACCTGAGATATCTGAAGCAGTAACTCCCCATTCTCCATTGCTGGGCTGCCTATCCTCAGTTTTGTATTGTCAATTATTTTGAACTACCTGTGCTATTACTCAATCTAAAGTACACCAATCCTTACTTCTTTAATGAAACCTGAAAGTATTATGGGAGAAGCACTATCCGTGTTTGAGTCTGTTCAATTTTGGTAGACACCAGTAATTGACATTGGCATTAAGGATTGCAACTAGTTAATTTAAACATAATCACAGCATTCGTATCTAGATATACTAATGTCTTCATCTCTCAGAATTCAATCTGATGGGAGGGATTTGTGAGACTCTCTGTTGTGGAACAGAATATGTCAGGAGTTACTTTCCCTGACCCAGAGGGAAGAGTGTTCTTTGGTTCAGGTAAACAAAAAACACTGATTTCAGGGCTGGTGTGAAGCATTGTTTAACTTTTGTCTCTTGCTAGGAATAATTTTTCGTGCCTAGAGAACCAATACTGTCCATTAGGAAAGCACACTGAAATTTTTGTGATGATACATGTTTAGCTATAGAGCTCACTCCTACAGGCATTGTAATCCAAATATTACTGTTGATTTCTATGATTTTTCTGTAAAGATTTGAagaccaaaatcaatcagtggtttctgctgagcatatattgtgtgcagagcactgtactaaacatttgggaaagtacaattcaatagaattgggagacatgttcccttcccacaaggatcttaaaatctataGGAAAGTCAGTCTGTTCTCCATCAACTAAAGAAAAATTCAGTACTGAAcagctaatattaaatataataatcagaaataaatATTCCACCATCCCAAACAAATTCTCAACAAGTTTTTTTTCACCCAGGCACCTAATGTTTGAAGATAGAAATGAATATAAAGTTTTAAAAACTCCTACCGAGGTTTCAGATTTATAACCTATATGGTATTTCTAACATGAATGCAATGAAAAATTCCAATTGTTTTCTACCtggcttaaattcaggcaaaaaatTTAGATGGAGGCGTGGGTTCGGATCCCACTCCTGACacccgctgatgacacccaaatctacatctctgcccctgctctctctccctcccttcaggcttgtgtctcctcctgccttcaggatatctccatctggatgtcagcccaccatctaaaactcaatatgtccaagactgaactccttatcttccctcccaaaccctgcccgctccttgacttccccatcactataGAGAGCAataccatccttaccgtctcacaagtccagaaccttggtgtcatcctggactctacTCTAACTTGTTCacttctcacatccaatccgtcaccaatacctgccggtctcacctccgcaacatcactaagatccaccctttcctctccatccaaaccggtaccctgctggttcaatctcttatcctatcccgactaggttactgcatcagccttctctatgatctccca includes:
- the LOC119924054 gene encoding olfactory receptor 1019-like; translated protein: MKYLHRSNFLATGVPEYEVASSFHERDRCMCLLILLLSNFQKSDRLKSLKDLWMCYPAVLHHRFHQLLVVMAYDRYITICNVLLYPAMVSRKTWFQLLAGSFLRESLCSLIHTSFTFRLSFCHFHIICHYFCDIPPLLALSCSDTCVNKILIFAVGSLEVAVSLSTIFSYLFILVTILRIHSAEGRHKAFSTCTSHLTANVLLYGTLIFTYLCPSSSSALDQSRWCICST